TTTCAACTGGCCTATGAAGTCGCTGACCGCATCGTCGGGCTCAAACGTACGAGCAAATGGACATGGTCAGGCATGGCGTTATGGCGAATCGGCTGACCGTCGCGGGCGGAGACCTCGGCGTTCAGGATTTCCAGCAGTTGAGGACGAAATGATCGGTGGATGTGAGGATCACGGGCGT
The sequence above is a segment of the Pirellulales bacterium genome. Coding sequences within it:
- a CDS encoding transposase produces the protein MGHSFHRLYYHFVWATHARDPHIHRSFRPQLLEILNAEVSARDGQPIRHNAMPDHVHLLVRLSPTMRSATS